In Umboniibacter marinipuniceus, the sequence TTGAACGATCCGAACTCGTTGACATGAACCATAATGAGCTTAACACGATCGCGCTGACCGACGATACTCAAGTCCGTACCGCCATTGCAAAAATTTTAGCCTGTGAATGGCCTGAGAGCGAGCGACCACCGGTTGCAATGAATTATTCCGGCCATCAATTTGGTCACTATAACCCACAGCTGGGTGACGGCCGGGGTCTATTATTAGGCGAGATAGAAACGGCACAGGGCCTAATTGATGTTCACCTGAAAGGTGCTGGAACCACACCCTTTTCCCGCGGTGGTGATGGCAGAGCGGTCATTCGCTCCACCATCCGTGAGTACCTCGCAAGTATCGCCATGCGTGGCTTGGGAATTCCTACCACAGGTGCTTTAGCCATGGCCGTTAATCAAACCCCCGTCTATCGAGAGACGCAGGAGCGTGGTGCCACACTACTTCGTACCGCCACCACTCATATCCGCTTTGGTCACTTTGAAGGACTCTACTATCGCCAACAGCATGAGGACTTAAGACGTTTGGCCGATTACTGCATTGCGCAGCGGTATAACCATACTGATATCGCCGCGGGCGACTATTCACATTGGTTTGAGGTGATTGTGTCACAAACGGCAAGCATGGTCGCTAAGTGGCAGTCAGTCGGTTTTTGTCATGGTGTTATGAATACCGACAACTTCTCCATCGCTGGCGAAACCCTGGATTATGGTCCCTTTGCTTTTCTTGATAACTTTGACCCCCAATTTGTCTGCAATCACTCGGACCATACTGGTCGGTATGCCTTTGACCAACAACCTCAGATTGCGAGATGGAATCTTGCGGCCTTAGCTCAAGCCCTAAGTGGCCTGATTGATCATCAAAAGTTGATCGCGACTGTGCAGCGTTTCGATGGCTTATTCGAGCACGCCTATCAGAACGAAATGAGTATCAAGTTGGGCCTAGAATTGGTTGAGCCAACGCTGGCAAGGTCGCTGATTGAAGGCTGGTTAGCGCTGTTAGCGCAGTGTAACGTTGATTATAGCCTGGCACATCGTGCCCTCGCCGATGCGCTTGATGCGGAGCAGCAATTTCTCAACTTTTTCAGCCACCACCAGCTGGCTCGCGCGTGGCTTCACGAATATCAATGGAGCCTTAGCCACACCAATCCGGCGAAGCATCGTGGCACTATTAATGGTCGTAATCCACTCTACATTTTGCGAAATTACCTTGCGCAAGGAGCCATCACCGCCGCAGAAAGTGGTGACTTTAGTCGCCTTAAAGCCTTAAAAGCGTGTCTCGCTAAACCATACCAACCTATCGACGGCTTTGAGGCCTTTGCTGGGCCTTCCCCTGGTTGGGCGAAATCAATTTGTATCAGTTGTTCGAGCTAATCACCCATGACCTTTAATGACTATCTACTAGCGCCATCACATCTTGCTTTATCATCCGGGTTTTTCGGTTTCTATAGCCATGCCGCTACCAGCGCCGCCCTCTGGGAAGCTGGCTATCGTCCATCTTCAATATCGGGTGCAAGTGCCGGTGCGCTGATTGGCTGCCTGCTTGCGTGCGGTCTGAGTAGCAACGCCATTGCCGAGAGATTGAGCCTACTCCAGCGCAGTGATTTCTGGCGCCCAGGCATAGGCTTAGGGCTGTTAAAGCCCGATGGTTTCAAAGCTACGCTACGTCAATTAGTGCCTCAGCGGAGGTTTGAGGACACCGAAACTCCCTTTAGCGTTTCCGTATATTCAGTTAAAGAACGCGGCACGAAAGTGATCAGCAGCGGTGACTTAATTGACGGTGTATTTGCTTCATGCGCCATTCCGTTTCTCTTTCACCCGCAAAGGATGCGAGGAGACTTACTTTGGGATGGGGGGATAAAAGACAGGCCTGGTGTGGCGGGAGTTCCCGATGACGGAGAATTACTCTACCTGCATATTCCATCCAAGAGCCCCTGGCGCCGTCATGTTCCGCTCCCCGAGCGAGTACGAACTACCCGACTAGCAGTCCACGGTCTGCCCCGCTCAGGGCCCAGTAAGTTGGCGTTAGGGCCAACTATCTATGGACTAGCCTACCAGGCGGTTTTAGCACAAATGCAACGCCCCTACGAATCGGTGCTCAACATTGACGCAGAAACCCGTTAAACTCATTGCAACTAAACGATAAAAAGACTTGGACATACTATGGACTTCACTTGGTTTACTGATCTTGTTGATTTGGGCAACACCTACATTTGGAGCTATGTGCTCATCTACTTGCTGATTGGCGGTGGCTTGTACTTTACCTTCCGCACCCGGTTTATTCAGATTAGAGCCTTCGGCACCGCCTGGCGGGCATTACTATCAAGCCGATCCACCACGCGGCAGGGTATTACCCCCTTTCAGGCATTCGCTACGTCGCTCGCAGCGCGCGTAGGAACCGGTAACCTGTCCGGTGTTGCTAGCGCGCTGCTAGTAGGCGGCCCAGGTGCTATTTTCTGGATGTGGATGACTGCGGTTGTCGGGATGGCCACTTCAGTTATCGAAACCACCCTTGCCCAAGTTTATAAAACTGACAACGAGGATGGCACCTATCGAGGTGGTCCAGCTTATTATATTCAAAAGGGACTAGGATCGAAGGGCCTCGGTATTGCTTTTGCCGTGTGTTTGATTGTTTCCTTTGGCTTCGCCTTTTCGGCACTACAGGCAAACCAAGTGGCGGCGGCGGTCGAAAATGCCTGGGGCGTGTCAAAATTCGTAACCGGTAACATACTGGCTGTACTTATCGGCCTGATTATTTTCGGTGGTATCAAACGCATTGCGAAAGTGGCTGAACTGATTGTGCCAGTTATGGCCGTTAGCTACCTTTTAGTAGCACTTGTTGTTGTAGCGTTAAATATCTCGGAGCTTCCAGGTCTAATTAAGCTGATTGTCAGCCATGCTATGGGTCTAGAGCAGGCAAGTGCAGGCGTACTCGGTTACGCCATCAAGGTCGCCATCGAACAGGGTGTAAAACGTGGTTTGTTCTCTAACGAGGCTGGCATGGGGTCCGGGCCAAATGCCGCGGCAACTGCGAACCCTAAGCATCCGGTTACTCAGGGACTGATCTCAATGGCCGGCGTTTTTACTGACACCATCGTTATCTGTACCGCCACCGCCTCAATCATACTACTCTCTGGGATCAACTTAGGAGACTCACAAGGGCTTGAAGGGATCACCCTGACCCAGGCCGCTATGGTAAATCATATTGGCCCCATCGGCGCCCATGTGATCGCGGTTGCCCTCATTCTGTTTGCTTTTACCTCTATCATGGCGAACTACTACTATGGCGAATCTAACCTGCGTTTTATCAAGGAAAACAAAGGCATGGTACTCGTATTCCGAGTACTGGTGATGGGCACTTTGATTCTTGGTTCAGTAGTAGAACTGCAAACTATTTGGAATATCGCCGATCTAACCATGGGCGCAATGGCCATTATCAACGTCTTTGCACTACTGATGCTCAGCGGTGTAGCGCTAAAGGTCATTGCTGATTTCGAACGCCAGTTCAAAGCTGGCATTGACCCAGTATTTGATCGTACACGCCTGCCAGAGTTGGACAATAAAGCTGATTCAAAAGCTTGGGCACACCGTAAAGTTGACTACTAAAGTTTGTTAAAATGAGGGGTCTTTGCGACCCCTCGGATTGATGACTAAACTCCCATTGTGACCACTCAAGGTAATCCCATTCATGAGTAAGCAAACCCAAGCTAGCGGCTTTACCACTTACCGTCGACTTCTTCGCTACGCCCTGCCATATCGCTGGGCTTTTGTTGTAAGCTTCATTGGTTTTGCTATTTTTGCGGCAACCCAAGCTGCCTTTGCTGGACTTATGGAGTTATTACTTAACGCCCTAGATAATCTCCCCATCCCCGCTTACCTGCAGAAGTGGTGGGTATTCAGTGATACGCTGCCGCCCTGGCAGATTCTATTGCCGCTTTTAGCCGTCAGCATCTTTATGATTCGTGGGATCGGCTCTTTCTTAGGGACCTTTTTTATTGAAAAAGTTGCCCAAGGTTTGATCCACGATCTTCGCGTTGATTTGTTCAACAAAATTACCGTGCTTAAGAGCAGTGATCTGGATGCCGAGAACTCCGGGCATACCGTCTCCAAAATCACCTTCAACACTCAGCAGGTAACGGCGGCGGCCACCAATGCGGTGAAAGTTCTTATTCGCGAAGGGCTTACCGTGATCGGCCTACTCAGCTACCTAATATGGCAAGACTGGCAGCTGACGCTCACTTTCTTGGTTGTTGGTCCTATTCTCGCCGTGATCGTCAGCGTCGTATCAAAAATGTTTCGCCGCTATAGCACACGCATCCAAGAATCTGCCGGCGACATTACACATGTCACTACCGAGGCTGTTCAGGGCTTTAGAATTGTGCGAGCTTTCGGTGGTATCCCGCGAGAGCGTAAGCGATTTAATGAGGCATCTGCGAACAACGCCGCACAGAACCTTAAGCTCGCCTTTTCCAGGGCCATCTCAACGCCAGTGATGCAGGTCATCGTCGCCATGGCAATTGGTGGTGTTATTTTCTTAATTCTGTCTCCAGAAACTGCCGGAAATTCATCGGCAGCAAGCTTAATGGCGTACATGACGGCGGTGTCACTACTTCCAAAACCTATTCGCCAACTCTCAGAAGTGAATGCTGACCTTCAGAAGGGCATCGCCGCCGGGGACTCAATTTTTAGCGTCCTTGATCAAGAGGAAGAAACCCATACGGATCAGCCTGAAGCACTGAATCTTAGCGGTAGTATTCAAGTCAAAGATCTTAGCTTTAGTTATAACAATACGGAGACGGTACTCAGCGATATCAACTTCACCGTTCAACCTGGGAAGGTACTGGCGCTGGTAGGTCGTTCAGGCAGCGGCAAGTCCACTATTACTAATCTGCTACTTCGATTCTATGAGGGCTGGCAGGGTAAGATTGAAATAGATGGCAAATCTATCACCGATTTCTCATTGGATGCGCTTCGCTCGCAAATTGCCCTAGTGAATCAGAACGTCGTGCTATTCAATGATACGATTGCTAACAACATTGCCTACGGTGAGCTTGAAAATCATAGTCGTGACGCTATCATCGCCGCCGCTAAAAAGGCCAACGCTTGGGACTTTATTCAAGAGCAGTCGGAGGGTTTAGATACCAATATTGGTGAAGGTGGGCTAATGCTTTCCGGTGGCCAACGTCAACGTATTGCTATTGCCCGCGCCTTGCTCAAAGACGCGCCAATTTTAATTCTCGATGAAGCAACTTCGGCCCTAGATAACGAATCTGAAAAGCTCATTCAAGACGCGCTCAGCCACGCCATGGAGAACCGCACAACAATTGTGGTAGCGCACCGTTTAAGCACTATCATCGATGCCGATGAAATCCTAGTAATGGATGCGGGTAAAGTTATTGAACAGGGCACACATCAAAGCCTGCTTGACCAGGATGGCTATTACAGCCAGTTGGTGAAGAGTTCAGAGGCTTGATGATTATCGGGGAACTCACTTCCCCTGATAATTGAATACGGGTAGCGATAGCTTGAAATAGAGCGCCGCCATTCTCACTACAAAGACCACCGCCATAGCTGTGAGAATAGCGGTTAGCGCTGCTACCCCGAAGTAATCGAGGGTAACGAGACAAAGGCCACCTGATAATGAAGCCGTGGCGTAGATCTCTCGGCGAAGAAGATGAGGTACATCGTTGGCCAGGACGTCGCGAATCAAGCCCCCAAAGGTGCCCGTCATCACTCCAAAAACCAACGATATTTCTACCGATAGGCCATTTGCCTGTGCTTTAGCAACACCAATAACCGTGAACACCGCAAGTCCGGCCGCATCGAAGAATTCCAGCCATCGATAGCTAGAAACTCGGGTGGTCTTTTCTACTAACATAGTCACTGCAGCCGCAGCGGAAACAATCCAAATATACTCGGTGGCATGGAGCCAGAAAACCGCTCCGTTATCTAACATCATGTCGCGAATTGTGCCGCCGCCAACGGCGGTCACCATTGCGAGAACCACCACGCCGAACACATCCATTTGCTTACGTCCAGCAGCTAGCGCTCCAGAGATAGCAAACACTGCGGTGCCGATGTAATCGAGCGTTTGAATCCACTCTACATCGGCACCCGCAATCACGCGAATTCGCCCTTAGCCTGCTTATCGGCGTGGTAAGAGGAACGAACAAGCGGTCCTGAGGCAACGTGTTTAAAGCCCATTTTATAGCCTTCTGAGGCAAACATATCGAATTCTTCTGGCGTCACATAACGCTTCACGGCTAGGTGATCCCGCGAAGGTGACAGATACTGACCAATAGTCAGCATATCTACGTTGTGAGCACGCAGATCGCGCATTAGCTCAAGAATCTCTTCATTGGTTTCACCCAGTCCGACCATTAACCCCGATTTGGTTAATACTGCGTCGCCTTTGCGCTGTTTGTACTCGTTGAGTAACTTCAATGACCAAGCGTAATTAGCTCCGGGACGAGCTTCGCGATAGAGGCGCTGAACCGTTTCCATATTGTGGTTAAACACATCTGGAGGTGTCTCTTCCAAGATATCCAGCGCCACATCCATGCGGCCGCGGAAGTCAGGGGTCAGGATTTCAATTTGTACGTTGGGGGTCTGCGCTTTGATTTCACGAATACACTCGGCGAAGTGGTTGGCACCGCCATCGCGAAGATCATCACGATCCACCGAGGTAATCACCACATAACGGAGCTGCATGTGTGCAATCGCATCCGCCAAATTACGCGGTTCGTCTGCGTCTAATGCCAGGGGCTTGCCGTGGCCGACATCACAAAATGGACAGCGACGGGTGCAAATTTCACCCATGATCATAAAGGTAGCGGTTCCGTTGGTGAAGCACTCTCCAAGGTTTGGGCATGATGCTTCTTCACAGACCGATGCCAGCTTTCGCTCCCGCAACACCGACTTAATTCGCTCCACTTCCTTACCAGCGGGAACCTTGGCGCGAATCCACTTAGGCTTACGCAGAATCTCAACGTCATCGTTGATGACTTTAACGGGGATACGCTCGACCTTATCCGCATTACGAAGCTTTTCACCTGCTTGGATTCGGCGGGTACGCTTTACCGGTTCGGCAGCGTCAATAAATTTTTCATTAGACATCGTTGTAAACCTCTACAGGGAGCCCTTGATAATGCTCCACCTGCTGATAATTGAGTAACTGTATAAATTTTTCAGCTAGCTGAGAGCCCACTTCATCAACCGAGGGAAGCTCGGTACAAAAGTCACTCATTTGAATCATCTTCAACCCACTATAGCCACAGGGGTTAATTTGTAAAAACGGCGTCATGTCCATATCGATATTGAGCGCGAGCCCGTGAAAACTGCAGCCCTTACGGATGCGTAGGCCTAATGACGCTATTTTATCATCCTGCACATAAACACCCGGCGCGTCCGCCTTAGCACTGGCATCAATGTCAAAGTCAGCGAGTAATCTCACAATAGCTTGTTCAATAGTAGTAACTAAATCACGAACACCCGAAGCACGACGCTTAACATCAATTAATACGTAAGCCGTAAGCTGCCCTGGCCCGTGATAGGTAACCTGTCCACCGCGATCCGATTGCACAACGGGGATGTCGGACATCGTCAATAGATGTTCCTCTTTCCCGGCCCTACCCTGAGTAAACACCGGTGGATGCTCAAGTAACCAGATCTCATCTGCCGTGTCACTGGTACGCTGATCGGTGAAACGTTGCATGGCTTCATAGGTTTGATGATAATCAACCAAGCCTAAGTGGCGGATATTAAGCGTGCTGCTCACCTATAGAACCATCTTCACGCCGTCATGCACTTTGAGTTCGCCGAACATCGTCATAATATGTTCCTCGCTCTCGGCCCAAAAATGAACTGTTAGCGACTCAAACGTTCCCTTGCTAGAAGGACGAGTTTGGTGGTCCTTAGCGTTGTAATTGGCGATATGCTTAGCCAAGATCTCGTGGACATCCGCGCGCGTAGCGTCCTCAGCCTTCATCATTACTTTGATAAAGTACTCACAGGGAAACTCAATTTTTACGTCTTTTTCATCTGCCATTAGCTAAACAAACCTGAAAAGAATAATACAATGGAATCCCAGAGGCGCTTAAAGAATCCTGCCTCGGGAACATCACTAGCCACTACAATATTAGCATGGCCAACCACCTCACCGTTTAACTGAACCTCAACAAAACCCACCACATCACCAGCACTAAGCGGGGCTTCGAGCTGGTCATTAACTTGCGCAGAGATTGCTAAATCGTCAAAGCTGCCGCGATTCAAGGTAAGTGTCATGTCGTCTGGAATAGTCAGCTCAACTTGATCAATGGTGCTCTTCCAGACTTTTGCCGACTCTAAAGTCTGACCCGCTGCCAAGACCGTTTGAGTTTCAAAGTAGCGGAAGCCCCACTGTAATAGATTAGCACTCTCCGTTGCGCGAGCGTTGGGAGAAGAAGTCCCCATGACCACCGCAATTAAGCGCGTGCCATCGCGAAGCGCGGAAGAAACTAGACAATAACCCGCCGCTTCGGTATGACCGGTTTTCATTCCATCAACGGATGGGTCTCGGCCGAGTAGTAAGTTACGATTTGGCTGGGAAATGGCGCTTTCACCAGGCGGCGTATAGGAGAAACGTCGCTCCGAGTAGATTCGGTAATGCTCCGGATGATCATGGATGAGTCTTTGCGCAAGCTTAGAAAGATCTGCTGCAGTGGTATAATGGTTCTCTGCTGGCCAACCGGTAGAGTTTTTAAAGTTGGTATTCTCCATACCAATCAATAGTGCCTGCTGATTCATCACATCGGCAAAGGCTTCTTCAGAACCCGCCACGTATTCCGCTAAAGCGACCGTAGCGTCATTACCAGAAACAATCATCAGCCCCTTTAAAAGCTCCAGAAGCTGAACCGAGGTGCCCTCTCGCACGAACATTTTCGAGCCACCCATTCGCCAAGCGTTAACCGAAATAGGCACTAGGTCATTCTCGCTGATTCGGCCTTCATGAACCTCTTTCGAGACAATATAAGCGGTCATCATCTTGGTTAGACTGGCAGGAGGAAGTCTTTGATCTGCGTTATTCTCAGTGAGAACACGCCCGGTTGTGGCATCAATTAAAATCCAACTCGATGCGTTTAAATCGGGAGCACGCGGAACAATTACTGGCGCTGCGAGAGCAGTCTGAAAACCAGCAACTAAAAGGAGAGTGGTGGCAATTATAGAGCGAAAATTCATTCAGCGAACCCTTACGTTAATCACGGAACGAGGGTGCGTATCCGCACCCTACTTATTGTTCCGTCATCATAGCAAACTACGGGGTTACACCCAAGATGCAATCTCTACCTATTCACGAAGAACGGCGTGGCGAGCTAGGACGAGAGCTATTCGCTCTTCCCTTTGGCTTGCCGCCCGGACGTGCGCGGCCAGCTGGCTTACCACCACGACCTTGTCCTGGCTTATCGGTCCATTCGCGAAGCTTAATTGGGCGTCCACAAACACGTGTATTCTGTAAATGGCGTTCCAATTCTTTCGGTAGATCGTCAGGCAGGTCAACCAGCGTATAGCCTTCGTTGATTTGCACTCGGCCGATAGATTTAGCGTTGATATTACCTTCGTTAGCAATCGCACCCACAATGTTACCTGGTTTAACCTGGTGGTTGTGGCCAACGTCTAAACGATAACGCTTAAAGCCAGCTTCCAATGCAACTTCCGGACGGCCGCCACGATCACCACCGCGGTTACCACGATCGCCACGATCGCGCGGACCTCGATCAGAAGGACCTGAATCACGGCCAGCGTTAAAATCAATCTGCGGTGGAGCAAGCAACGGGCGCTGAGCTGATTGCGAACGAAGTAGTGCAGCTAACAGTTTCTCTGGTGACATTTCAAAGTGTGACAACAACTGCGAGCCAATTGCCTCGTAGTCAGATAGTTCGTTCTTTTCGAACTCACCCTTGAGGTCATCAATCAACTGCTGAACACGACGTTCGGCAATATCTTCGCCACTCGGAAGCTGGTAGCGCAGCATTTCAATTTTCAAATGACGCTCGATAGCTTGCTGCATGCGACGCTCACGTGGTGTTGAGAACAACACTGTGGTGCCTTCGCGACCAGCTCGGCCAGTACGACCAATACGGTGAACGTAGGCTTCTACGTCATAGGGAATGTCATAGTTAATTACCAACGAAATACGCTCAACATCAAGGCCGCGCGCCGCAACGTCCGTTGCAATGATAATGTCTAGTTGACCCTTCTTTAATGAGTTAACCGCTTGCTCTCGCTGCTTCTGTGCCATGTCACCCTGAAGTGCCGAACAACGGTAACCGCGCGCATTCAAGATCATGGTCAATTCATCGGCAGCAACACGAGTACGAACGAAAATAATGGCCGCATCGTACTCTTCAGATTCGAGCAAACGTGTTAAAGCATCACGCTTGCGGTCATTCTTCATGACCCAACTGTACTGCTTGATATTTTTGTTCTCACGCTTGGCGCCAGCAATTTCGATATGCTCTGGGTTGCGTAAATACTTCTTAGCAACCGACTCGATAGCCTTTGGCATCGTTGCCGAGAACAGCGCAATCTGACGCTCTTCAGGCAGGAATTCCATCACTTTTTCGACGTCTTCCAAGAAGCCCATGTTAAGCATCTCGTCAGCTTCATCTAATACCAGTGCTTGTAGCTTATCGAGCTTGAGACTACCACGATTCAAGTGATCGATAACGCGACCAGGCGTGCCCACGACAACCTGTGCGCCACGCTGAAGGCCACGCATCTGGATATTCATTGGCTGACCACCATAAATTGGCAGTACACGGAAGCCACGGATTGAAGCAGCATAACGCTGGAATGCTTCAGCAACCTGAATAGCTAATTCACGCGTTGGCGTTAGTACCAAAACCTGAATGTGGTTCGCTTTAAGGTCGAGGTTATCGATTAGCGGCAACGCGAAGGCTGCAGTTTTACCGGTACCAGTTTGCGCTTGACCCAAAATATCACGTCCGTCCAGTAATACCGGAATAGCGCGCTCTTGAATAGGCGACGGTTTTTCGTAGCCAAGCGATTTGATTTCTTTCAATAGTTGCTCAGATAAGCCGAGCTCGTCGAACGTAATATTCGATTCAGACATGTAAATCTCCAATTGTGCCAATGCACCACCCTTTACCGCGAAAAGAGCGCAATCTGGTCATGGCAACCGCGGTGCCATTGGGCTTAAATCAAGGATCTTGAGGCGTGTAGCGCTCACAGGAGGAGACCACCGTTAAGGCAGTAACATAGATTCCATCGGCAAATTAACTTGCCCGCCACATTCTCAGGGAAACGATTAACCCTAACTTTACGCGAGAACGGGACTCTGGCATGACACTGCAATCATCTAACGCAGCGCATTTGAACCGACTAGCTTCCTAGAAAGATACCCACACAGATAGTGTGGATCACAAGAGAGGAGTTTGCTGAATAAGTTTTATTCAGCACCCCATCAATAGGAGTCCGTCATCACGGATGAGGACTGTTTGCCCTCATGCGCCGCCATTGTAACGGGTGAAGTTACAATAGCAAGGGCATTCACATGAGGGATGTTGACTAGACCTGTAATGCTTACTGGGCACTCAAGACCGATTGCTCGCGAAGATTCTCGGCCAACTGGTGCACCGCCAGCGCGTAGTAGCTGGAGTGATTATAACGAGTAATGGTATAAAAGTTCTGCAGTCCAGCAACGTATTCACCGCCTGGATTATCAGCAAAAAAGAAGATTCGCGCCTTTGTATCCGCTGCCAAAACGGCATCCGGACGGTAGCCCATTGCTTCAACCTCGGCCATGGTCCTATCCAGCGCTAATGGAGAGCGAGGATACTCTTCCGCATTCTCAGGGGCTGTTAGGCTTACCAACACCGGTTCGCCTGCTTTCCAGCCGTGACGTTTGAAGTAATTCGCAACGCTCGCAATAGCATCTTGTTCACTCGTCCAGAGATCCGCTACACCGTCACCTGTATCATCCTTCGAATAGGCTCGGTAGCTTGATGGAATAAACTGACCAAGGCCCATAGCGCCCGCGTAGGAACCCTTCAGAGACAGTGGATCAAGACCGGTTTCCTCAATCATCAACACGAATTCAGTCAGTTCTTTTTTAAAGAAACTACTACGACGTGGATAGCTAAAACCAAGCGTTGAAAGCGCATCAATGACGCGGTAATTGCCCATAATTCTGCCGTAGCGCGTTTCCACACCAATAATAGCAACGATGTACTCCGCGGATACTCCCGTTTCCGCTTCAATGCGCTTTAGGGTATCCAGGTTTCGTTCAATAAACTCAACACCCCCGTCAATACGAGCCTGCTCGATAAAGATATTACGGTACTCTGACCAGGTGAGAACTCGTTCAGCGGGACGAGAGATCGCGTCGATAATAGACTGCTGATACTTAGCCTCATCCATTAGGTCACGAAGATAAGTTGCATCAATACCATGCGTTGTACTTACCTCGTTAATCCACGCCTCTACTAAATCCTCATCTCGCTCGTAAGCCATGAGGCTTGGGCTAGCAAAGAGTGAAGCTGCCACTAAACCACGTAAAACTTTTTTCATACTTAACTCCAAGCGTTTAGTTCAGTACCACAATCGCTTTTTCTCGGTACTGATACTCATTAACAAACCAAATCCCGCCATTAGTGTCACAATAGAGGTGCCACCTTGACTTACCAACGGAAGCGGGACTCCAACCACCGGCAAGAGGCCCGAAACCATGCCCATATTCACAAACACATAGACAAAAAATGTGAGGGTAACCGCCGCCGCAACCATTCGACCGAAAGTCTCCTGTGCGTTGAGCCCAATCCATAGGCCACGCGCAATGATTAGCAAATAGAGTGTCAACAACGCTAACACACCCGTTAGCCCCCACTCTTCAGCAAATACCGCAATAATAAAATCGGTATGACTTTCGGGTAGAAAATCTAATTGACTCTGAGTGCCTGATAAATAACCTTTGCCATCCACTCCGCCTGAGCCGATGGCAATCTTTGATTGAATAATATTCCAGCCGGCGCCGTAGCGATCAGCCTCAGGATCCAGCAGCGTCAAAATGCGAGTTTTCTGGTATTCCTTAAG encodes:
- a CDS encoding alanine/glycine:cation symporter family protein codes for the protein MDFTWFTDLVDLGNTYIWSYVLIYLLIGGGLYFTFRTRFIQIRAFGTAWRALLSSRSTTRQGITPFQAFATSLAARVGTGNLSGVASALLVGGPGAIFWMWMTAVVGMATSVIETTLAQVYKTDNEDGTYRGGPAYYIQKGLGSKGLGIAFAVCLIVSFGFAFSALQANQVAAAVENAWGVSKFVTGNILAVLIGLIIFGGIKRIAKVAELIVPVMAVSYLLVALVVVALNISELPGLIKLIVSHAMGLEQASAGVLGYAIKVAIEQGVKRGLFSNEAGMGSGPNAAATANPKHPVTQGLISMAGVFTDTIVICTATASIILLSGINLGDSQGLEGITLTQAAMVNHIGPIGAHVIAVALILFAFTSIMANYYYGESNLRFIKENKGMVLVFRVLVMGTLILGSVVELQTIWNIADLTMGAMAIINVFALLMLSGVALKVIADFERQFKAGIDPVFDRTRLPELDNKADSKAWAHRKVDY
- the msbA gene encoding lipid A export permease/ATP-binding protein MsbA; this encodes MSKQTQASGFTTYRRLLRYALPYRWAFVVSFIGFAIFAATQAAFAGLMELLLNALDNLPIPAYLQKWWVFSDTLPPWQILLPLLAVSIFMIRGIGSFLGTFFIEKVAQGLIHDLRVDLFNKITVLKSSDLDAENSGHTVSKITFNTQQVTAAATNAVKVLIREGLTVIGLLSYLIWQDWQLTLTFLVVGPILAVIVSVVSKMFRRYSTRIQESAGDITHVTTEAVQGFRIVRAFGGIPRERKRFNEASANNAAQNLKLAFSRAISTPVMQVIVAMAIGGVIFLILSPETAGNSSAASLMAYMTAVSLLPKPIRQLSEVNADLQKGIAAGDSIFSVLDQEEETHTDQPEALNLSGSIQVKDLSFSYNNTETVLSDINFTVQPGKVLALVGRSGSGKSTITNLLLRFYEGWQGKIEIDGKSITDFSLDALRSQIALVNQNVVLFNDTIANNIAYGELENHSRDAIIAAAKKANAWDFIQEQSEGLDTNIGEGGLMLSGGQRQRIAIARALLKDAPILILDEATSALDNESEKLIQDALSHAMENRTTIVVAHRLSTIIDADEILVMDAGKVIEQGTHQSLLDQDGYYSQLVKSSEA
- the lipA gene encoding lipoyl synthase; protein product: MSNEKFIDAAEPVKRTRRIQAGEKLRNADKVERIPVKVINDDVEILRKPKWIRAKVPAGKEVERIKSVLRERKLASVCEEASCPNLGECFTNGTATFMIMGEICTRRCPFCDVGHGKPLALDADEPRNLADAIAHMQLRYVVITSVDRDDLRDGGANHFAECIREIKAQTPNVQIEILTPDFRGRMDVALDILEETPPDVFNHNMETVQRLYREARPGANYAWSLKLLNEYKQRKGDAVLTKSGLMVGLGETNEEILELMRDLRAHNVDMLTIGQYLSPSRDHLAVKRYVTPEEFDMFASEGYKMGFKHVASGPLVRSSYHADKQAKGEFA
- a CDS encoding patatin-like phospholipase family protein, with product MTFNDYLLAPSHLALSSGFFGFYSHAATSAALWEAGYRPSSISGASAGALIGCLLACGLSSNAIAERLSLLQRSDFWRPGIGLGLLKPDGFKATLRQLVPQRRFEDTETPFSVSVYSVKERGTKVISSGDLIDGVFASCAIPFLFHPQRMRGDLLWDGGIKDRPGVAGVPDDGELLYLHIPSKSPWRRHVPLPERVRTTRLAVHGLPRSGPSKLALGPTIYGLAYQAVLAQMQRPYESVLNIDAETR
- the lipB gene encoding lipoyl(octanoyl) transferase LipB, with translation MSSTLNIRHLGLVDYHQTYEAMQRFTDQRTSDTADEIWLLEHPPVFTQGRAGKEEHLLTMSDIPVVQSDRGGQVTYHGPGQLTAYVLIDVKRRASGVRDLVTTIEQAIVRLLADFDIDASAKADAPGVYVQDDKIASLGLRIRKGCSFHGLALNIDMDMTPFLQINPCGYSGLKMIQMSDFCTELPSVDEVGSQLAEKFIQLLNYQQVEHYQGLPVEVYNDV
- a CDS encoding protein adenylyltransferase SelO, encoding MSSLITSSLRFTHRYASLGNAYSAPVRPQAVERSELVDMNHNELNTIALTDDTQVRTAIAKILACEWPESERPPVAMNYSGHQFGHYNPQLGDGRGLLLGEIETAQGLIDVHLKGAGTTPFSRGGDGRAVIRSTIREYLASIAMRGLGIPTTGALAMAVNQTPVYRETQERGATLLRTATTHIRFGHFEGLYYRQQHEDLRRLADYCIAQRYNHTDIAAGDYSHWFEVIVSQTASMVAKWQSVGFCHGVMNTDNFSIAGETLDYGPFAFLDNFDPQFVCNHSDHTGRYAFDQQPQIARWNLAALAQALSGLIDHQKLIATVQRFDGLFEHAYQNEMSIKLGLELVEPTLARSLIEGWLALLAQCNVDYSLAHRALADALDAEQQFLNFFSHHQLARAWLHEYQWSLSHTNPAKHRGTINGRNPLYILRNYLAQGAITAAESGDFSRLKALKACLAKPYQPIDGFEAFAGPSPGWAKSICISCSS
- a CDS encoding trimeric intracellular cation channel family protein encodes the protein MIAGADVEWIQTLDYIGTAVFAISGALAAGRKQMDVFGVVVLAMVTAVGGGTIRDMMLDNGAVFWLHATEYIWIVSAAAAVTMLVEKTTRVSSYRWLEFFDAAGLAVFTVIGVAKAQANGLSVEISLVFGVMTGTFGGLIRDVLANDVPHLLRREIYATASLSGGLCLVTLDYFGVAALTAILTAMAVVFVVRMAALYFKLSLPVFNYQGK